The nucleotide window aatttatgaaaGAATATGTGGGGAGTACATTAGATCTCGCTCACTAGCTTTTAAGATTTTACGGTAGAGTTATTATTAGACCACACTCTATCATAATGCAGTTAAGCATATGCAATAGTGTGATCGATGCTAGCACATGCCCGAGTACGAGAGACTCTCTATAGTTCATCTATCTCCTTTAGATTTGAGTTGGCCTTTCAACCAGTGTCTCGAACTAATGAAAGTTTCTACTGATTGGAGTGAACTATTTCATCACACCGGCTAAAGCTAAACTAGAAAAGTAGGTCAAGAGATTCGTTTTAAAATGCATGATCACCGCATTCCACATTCACAAGGTATTCATTAGAAATAATGAAACATAGTTTAACAACTCAAAGTTCAAGAAATTCTATAATAAACTTTAAAGCTAATGAATGCTCCAATAAATTTAAATGATAAACTTATGTTAGATGatggagttaaaaaaaaaaaagagaaacagtATAGAAGTTTAATTGGAGGTCTATTTTATCTCAAACATTCAAGCCAAATATTATGTTTGTAATTAGTTTattatctagattgatgtatagtCTTACCAAATATTACTTTGAAGtagttaaaaaaattcttagatatatAAAGaaacttttaattataatatttgttaTGAGCATATAAAAGATTTTATGTTGCATTCTTATAAGTGATTGGGCTAGTTGTGTagatgatagaaaaaatatttcaggATTATGTATTTAGCCTTGGTTCAGGAGTAATTACATGGACAACAAAAAAGCAAGAATGTGTTACTCTCTCAAGCAAATATGTTACAACTACAAGTATGATATGTCAAATAATTTAGTTTCGAAGAATTCTAAtagatcttcaaaaaaaaaaaaagatgaacttACTAAAATATACTGTAACAACAAGTCTACTATTGCAATGCCGAAGAATCATGTCTTTCACGGGCATACCAAATATATCACAGTTCGACATCATTTCATTCATGAACTGGTTAATAAAAGAGAAATTCAAATGGACAACAACAATATCAAGATCAACTCGTTGGTATCTTTACAAAAACTTtgatgaaagaaaaattttatttttctcaaaacAAATTAAAGTTATAACTATTTTGAATTAGAAGGTAttataagattaattcaaatagttaagattaaaaataaaagataaaaatttagattaagataaatagatgagGGAGAGGAGATTTGTTGGGCTACGGTGGATATCTTTattgtttaaaaaatttatattctatATTTTAACTAATATAAGTAGATGTTCTCGGATGAAAGTACTCCTCgttttttctataaattatgaGAAAAATAACAAAATTTCCAACACTATGAAATAGATGCTtgatttagtaaaaaaaaaaaaaaacatatccttGAACAAGAAATCCACCTCTGAAACCCTTAATCAAAACAAAGTGAAACACCAATCTTGCTTTGACTTGAAGAATGAAGCTGATCTTCTTTTCATGCTTCAAAAGGTATGGTTGTAATATATTAAATACATGTGAACCACCCAAGTCGCTGGCATGCATTTAGTCAAACTATACATATACACAAGTGGAATGATGGGATGCTATTCAATAGTGTTGTCAATAAACAATGCGTAGATTGGTTGAGTGAACTTAACATTAAGCATATGTTTACGTTGTTGCTTGCATCGATGTGCTCCTACTGACTTCCGGTTATGGAGCAGTTTGGCTTCTGATTGGGGAGCACACCAACCATTCTCCATTAGCAATGTTTATGGATTCTTATAAGAACTGAGCCGATGGGCTTTGATTCAGTGGCTCTCAATCATCGGCAATTAATTCCCCCGTGTAGCCTCCTCCTAAAGGATTTAGTTTCCAGTACAAGTTGAAGTCCTTGGCTACCGCACAACCTCAGCAAGAACACTTGGCTTCTGGTGAACATAGTTGGTATTATCATCTTTGGAACATTTTAGAAGCTAATTAGAAACAGTATTTTGGATGTAATGGGATTTTGATGTCGCTGACTTTGGTGTATCTTCATAGCAAGTAATATAGGCTTTTTTTCTTTTCgtggaaaaaaatatattccggaAGTAATATAGACATGAGAGATTCACGTTAAGTTGTTGTTAAaatcaaggtatacagtttcgaatgataccactcggtatgggcggtacatatcggtccgacAGTAAATCAATATGCGGACTACTTACTATcggatgatatttttttatttataaattatatatatatatatatatatatatatatatatatatatatatatagacgatGTTGCATCATTTTTTTTGTGACATCGTCGAGGGGAGAAcgttgtatttttttattttatatatatatatatatatatatatatatatatatatatatatatatctcgaacGATATACTGCTCGGTATGTAGTACTATACCATATCGAgagaatatcgtaccgtaccataccgtatAAAGAGATCGGTGACGTTGACTCATTTTTCTACGATGTCATCACCTggagagaagagaggcgacgtcgtggatttttttttttaacttatatatatatatatatatatacatatatatatatatatatacatatatatacatacatacatatatatatatatatatatacatatatatatatatatatatttatatttatatttatatatatataccgaatgatatatcgctcggtatatagtaccataccgtaccataTCGAGAGAAGATCGAAACTCCGATTCGATATGATATTTTAATCCTTGATTAAGATGACCTCTTTTTTATAACATTTGTACGAAGAAGCTAAGCAGAAAACTGCTACCGGAAGAATTATTCTATTAGTAAATTTACTTGGTGCAAAAAGAAGTCAGATGATCATAAGATTTGGTTTACCTGACTATTTTAAGCATAGATGTCGAGGAAGAATTATTTTGGAGAGTGTGTGAAGTGTGGCCATCAAACATCTAAGCAATTGGGCAGCTGCATATCTTACAGGTTGAGCTGTATGATCTACAtatatcttttattcttttttcattttccaaaatcactattttaattatattattatctgaATCCGAATTCAAACCCTACTTATTTAGCTTCTACCAATAACAGCAGCTTAACATGCTGCCCTAATCTGTGGCAACTCCATCTACTAATTAAAATTAAAAGTTGAAGAAAATATCTCTTACATTGATAGTAGGCATGCCACTGAGTTTCATAATCAGAAAGTCTATCTTAAATCCAATATGTTTTGGTATCAGATGTCAGTGTTTTCtgttctctttttataagcagcAAAGATGTAGCAAGTGACTTGCCATCAATTTCATACTCATAATTGTATATTTCTGTCAAACTGATCTTCTCATTTCCAGGCTTTGGTAAACACAATATCATCTGAAAAGTTCTTACTGTAAACTATAAAAGAATAATGCTTTGTAGATAGCTCAATGATGAGAAAAGATTAATGTAGTTAATTTCAATTAGTTGAGACTTTACCTCTTGTTGTTGTTATTGCATGTGATAAGAAAAATTGAACCTATAAAAGAATATTACTTTGCACATAACTCAATGAAAAGAAAAGTTGAAGCTTGAATAGTCAACTTGTGTTTCTCACCACAGAAGGCATAGTGAACTGAACAAACACAAATAAAAAGTTTCAGAAGATGTTCAAAGATCAGTCTCCCAAATGCAAGCAGAAAGTTTCTGAGCCAACACTATGTGCATGCAACAATGATATGAGCATCAAAGCAGACAAATTAGTAGCCCAGGGATTTGGACTTTTGGGGATGAGGGTGGATGAATCATATTAAGTTCTGCCTCACTGTCAAACAGGCCTTTTGCTGTTGCAAGTTAACCTTATTTCTTGGCTTTCTTGATGAAGGACAAGTTCAGTGAATGCATGATGCAAAGGATGTTTAATAATGATAAGCTTCCAACACCTCATTTATAGAACAAAGCTGAGCTTTAAATGGGCAATTTCTTGCACTGAAACCCAATCAATGTGTTCTGCTCAACAAACAGGACAGCATTAGTATAGTGCAAACTCTGGAATTAGATGCTTGTCTACTAAGCTAATGCTGGCATGGAGATGACCTCCCTATCACAGCACACTAAGCCGCAGACCACAATTTCTTTTTTGGTTTGTCTCTTGAGGTCAGAAGCAACTCACCATCAGAAAGTTCCCAAGTCAATTCTAGAGGCTTTTGTCATCATCTTTTGGTATCCAACTGGATCAAGTTTTCAACCCATTGGTCCTCCAACATTTTCAATGCCAAAGATGTGCTGATGGTGATGGCAGTGGAAAGTTGTCCAAGAGGGATTGATCATGCCTCATGTACCATCAAGTGCATCCCATCTATCAGTACTTATATATTGTGTTTTTCTAgggtatcatcatcatcattttttttccttcaagaaCTATCAGTACTTATACCCTCCTCTTCAGTGCACCTCATCTAATCCAATCATTTAGCTAGAGCTTACCTGCTTCTTCCTCATTACAGGGAAGGCAATATGACAAAAGACAAGTGGAAAGCTGTCACTGTAAACAGAATATTAATTGAATTCATTAGGAAGATGAATATAATATGATAGAATCTTACTGTGGACAGAACCTTTCGATCTTCTTCTCTGTGATGCAAACCAGACTCTGGTTTCCCTCTGGTGCAGTGGGTGCCAAGATTCCTGTGAACCCTGGACCACCCATGTGGTGCCTTGTGGTTTCCACAGACCAAATCCATGGCCCTTCTCCCAaaaaagtagagagagagagagagagagagatgggaccACCAGCCACCATTGCCATCTCACGGGTCCGAGTGAGCGTGAGGCATGCAGGCCTTCCGAGATCCCCAAACCAGAATCTCGAGGTATAGATCCTCCTCCATCCTCTTTTGGACAGTCAACATTGTCCTGCTAAGACATCGCAGTACTCCTCAGCTTTCCCTTTCTACCCCTTGCATGAGCCTGTCCCCTCCTGCGTGCAGTCAGACGTTGGTCATCAGTTGGGGATACAAAGGGAAAGATACTGAGATTCCATCACCACTTCGAAGACCATCCAATGCCAGGATTCAGCTGACATGCTGCTGGTAAAGAAGGTtgtgttaaaataaagagataaatgagttgtagaagaagaagttgaatgttattgacatatcctccgtctttatatacaggttagaaggagaagtttcctcaacgggttagaggatttccctcaacagagtagagagatttcctcaacagttagggaaatctcatctacttatcatgcccccgcaagatggtgctcctatccaggaggtcaatcttggactgatgtaatgcaaacagcttacgagctataggcttcgtaagtgagtcggccaattgatcagctgtatgaacatgagaaacacggagttgacgaCGGacaagtggaataccggattagcgcacagataggtagctccaatattatcacaatatattgtaggagtggaatcgatgttgagttcctggagaagattcgtgatccaattgagttctgcagtggtagcggcaatggcaacTTATCAGGTTGGGGGTGTGTTTTGGGCAGCAGACCGGACAGTTGGAGATCTGAAGATCCTGATCTCCCTCCCTACCTCTCTATTATATTCTCTTGCACTTCTCTCGAGAAGCTAGTGGTGCGGTTCTTCATCTCGGAGTAGTAGTCCTCTGAAGGTGACCTTTCTTTGTTCCTTTTCTCCTGCAAGCAAGTTGGAATCCTTTTTTTCTTGCAGCAGTGGGTCCAAAACTGTTTAATGATTCATGAGTTCTCTTTGTGGGCCTGTGAATTATTACTTCTGCTCTTGTTGTTGCCACCAATTTCTCTTTTGAAGATTCCTTTAGGCACCTACTGGCTTTCCTTTGAATGCCACAAAAAAATATGTTCTTGTTGGTTTCTTGGATTCGGCCTTTTGTTTGTTCTTCTTAAAGGTGTTGGTTTTTGAGCTGAGATACGGATCATATTGCAGAAAGGATCTTGTGATGGAGTTCTGAAAAGATTGTGACTGATGGAGGATTCCACTCGCCAAACCCTATCAGATGCTGCCGGTGATTTGGACTTCATGGATGAGTTGTTATCAGGATCAGTCTTTGATTGTTGTGATCTCCTGCAAACAGGCACCTCTGCTCTCTTATTGCCTGTTCTCGGAGTTAGCTACAGCAGTCCCAACCCGACCCTGCCAGGGATTGATTACCAGGTTGATGCAGAGAGATCAATTTTCTCCGTGGAGTCGGCTTCAGAAGAAACCCGGATTCAAATGCTCGAGGGCGGACAATCCATCTATCCGAGTCCTGCAGGTGAATGGGAAGCAGATGATTCTAATTATGGATCAGCCATGAGTCGGCAGATTCAGCCTACCATGAAACAAAGACTGAGTTATGCCTTGAGGTATATCAAGGAATCAAATGGAGATGGTGATGTCCTTGTTCAGATTTGGGTGCCTGTCATGAGAGGAAACCAACAAGTTGTTACTACTTGTGGTCAACCTTTCTTGCTAGGGTCGAACTGTCAGGGGCTTGTGAAGTATCGGTCGGTCTCCACGAGGTACCAGTTCTTGGCTGATGAGAACTCTCGTGAGGCAGTGGGCTTGCCTGGCCGGGTGTTTCTAGGGAAGTTGCCGGAGTGGACACCGGATGTGCGCTACTTCAGCAGCTGTGAATTCCCTCGTGTGAGTGATGCTCAGCGGTATGAAGTTTGTGGAACGATCGCCCTACCGATTTTTGAGATGGATAGTCGATCTTGTTTAGGGGTTGTCGAGGTCGTGATGATGACACAAAAGGTTAATTACAGTTCTGATTTTGAGATCATCTGCAATGCTCTTCAGGTGAGTCCTGATCACCATCTTTGCAGCATGCTCTGAAACCTCAAACCTTTTTTATCTCTTCTTGATAGCTTTATTTTTCTTGATCTCGTAGAGGTTTATTGAATTTTCATGATTGTCCTGACATGCTTATAAGTTCCTTGTATCCTTTTAAGATCCAAGATTCCTTGTACTCGTGAATTGAGTTAATTTTCTATAAAGTTGCATGACAAAGTCCAATTCTTCACTGTGATGCTAATCTACTGAAGTTTGGATTTTAAGTCGCTTCAAGATTTCTGTTTGTTTGCAATCATTCGGTTGACTACATTGCTGCACAATTTtgtttttcatatttgaaataaatATTGATAAAGCCATTAAAGTCACACAAAAATATGATTCTCATCATCGAAATGGAAAaaatattctttctttttctctagaGATCTTTGCTTATGATACCTGACTTCTTGTTGCAGGCAGTCGATCTAAGGAGTTCTGAAGTTTCAAGTGTTCCCCGCATAAAGGTGAGCTGTAGAGATTCCTGAAAACAAATTCAATGTGACATCATACTGACACATTTTTCTCCTTTGTCAGATGTCTGGTGACTCTTACCATGATGCCTTGCCAGAGATCCAAATGGTGTTGAAAGCTGCCTGTGAGAGCCATAGATTGCCATTAGCTCAAACATGGATTTCATGCATTCGACAAGGCAAGAAGGGCACCCGACATTCTGATGAAAACTTCAAGGACTGTGTTTCAACTGTCGATGCTGCCTGTTATGTGCGAGATCCTAGCATGTCAGGTTTTCACCAAGCGTGCTCTGAGCATCATTTGTTGAGAGGCCAGGGTGTTGCCGGTAAAGCATTTATGACAAATCAACCATGCTTCTCATCAGATATAACGGACTTCAGCAAGATAGAATATCCCCTCTCGCACCATGCTAAGTTGTTCCGCTTGAGAGCTGCTGTGGCTATTCGACTGCGATGTATTCATACCAGAAAAGTAGACTTTGTTTTGGAGTTCTTCTTACCTATCAATTGCATAGAAAGTGAAAAACAGAAACTGATGCTGAATTCTTTGTCTACTACGATACAAGAAGTATGTCAGACCCTACGAGTTGTGACGACCAAGGAGCTAGAACATGAGACAGTGTTAGAAAATGATGATCAAATCCCTTCAGGTACATTCTCTGATAAATCTGTTTCTGAGATTGGTCAAAGATCAACTGTCAATGAAATTCTCCCAGTAGGAACACCTGATGTAGATATTACTGAGGAGGGATTCAGCATTTTAGCACATTGGGATCCCTCGGATATAATACTACCTACTGGAGATATGTTTTCCGAGTTCAAGCAGCACTATGGCGAGTCCAATTATGATAATCAAGTTTCATTTTCTGCTGAAATTAATGTTTCAAATATGGATAGTGAAACTGAAAAGAGGCATACAAAAACTGAAAAGATTGTCAGTCTGCAAGAGCTTCAGAAGCATTTTGCTGGTAGCCTGAAAGATGCTGCGAAAAGCCTAGGAGGTAAGCATCGTATTACTAAAAATTCCTGTTTTATCCTTCTATAGCGAGTAAGTCACTATGTTCCACATGACAAGATGGTGGGTTTTGGAAAACTAAACCATATGAACCTTGATTTTGTTCAAAAGGAAAATCCAAAATTAACACCAAAGACACTTGTAGAACTATATCTTAACAAGAAGCTGCAACCATGACTAGCAAAACGATCTTGATTGATTCCATTCTAAGACCAAACTAAGATTTAAGTAAATGAGACAGAAGTTTTAGATAGCAAAATTAGATAATTAGCTAAACTGCCCATGGTATCATTAGATGGAGACCAAGCTAAGCTCCAAAAGAGCCTGGACATGTAGGTACTAATATTATTAGAATAACGAATTTGTGCTTGTTCCATATTCCCAGATGAGTGAATAATATCTAGAGACAAGTAATCACAAGAAGTGAAATATATTCTTTACTCTGAATTTTGGTTAAATAAGCATACACAGAAAGTTGAAACAAGATGAATTTGCCATTTATGAATACCATGTGTGTGTTTGTTCACATGAAATTGTGTAGTCCTTGTTTGATCATGTTTTAAACCCATCTTCTCTTTATCACTGAAAGCACAAAAAACAGATTTCCAATCCTACAATATATTCTTAGAAAGTTTGCATTTTACTATCAGTCAGTGAATTAATAATGCTATTGTATGTTTTAGTTGCTTAACCTGATAGGTTTGCTATTGTTTTAGCTCTAACGTTACATACTTTTTTAGTATACTTCATGTAATGTTCCATAATGAACCTTGCATCTCTGATTAAAATAACTGCATTGAGTTCATCATTTCAGATTTCATTCTACTTCCACTTGTGGTTAAATATAGAGGTAAATGACGAAACATTTTTTGCATTTATATGAAAAATGTTACTACTGCTGTCAGGTTCATCCGTCATAACGTGGATTGGTTAGCTTATGTGCCTGCATAAGTTAATAAAAATAGTTCGACATCATTACTGCTTTGCCACCTAATAGGATGACCTGCCTTGAATGTTGACACATCTATTGTTGTTAAGATcaatattttttgcttcttttcagtGTGCCCTACTACACTTAAAAGAATATGTAGGCAACATGGAATTACTCGTTGGCCTTCACGGAAGATCAAGAAGGTTGGTCACTCCTTAAGGAAACTGCAAGTGGTTATAGACTCCGTCCATGGTCCTGGAGGAGCCGTCCAGTTCAGTTCCCTCTATGAAAACTTCATAAAAGCCACTTGGTCAGAAAACAACTTAGCAACTGGTACCACATTTTCATTGTCAAAGCAAAATGATCTTCCAGACTTCTCGAATGCAAACCAACAGCTAGAAAGTAGATTAATCTCACGGACATCTGGATCAAATTCCCTTTCCTCTTCCTCATGTAGTCAAAACTCTAATTCAAGTCAGGGCTATTCCAGTGAGCAAAGGAAGTGCATTGATGCTCATGAATTTTCATTCAGACAAAATACTTCAGTGGAAGAGAATCAGAGTAACATGCTTGAGAAAGTTCAAAGCCACATTGAATTCCATTCCCAACCTGAGGTGGCACCAAAATCTGTGGTTAGAACCCTGAATCAGAAGTTTCATATTGATCATCATTCTTCAGGAACTATGTCTTTTCCGCTGATGAATAGATGTGATTTTCTTAAGGTCAAAGCAATTTTTGGGGAAGAAAAAGTTATATTCAGAGTACAGCCAACTTGGGGCTTCCAAGAGTTAAAGCAAGAGATCCAGAGGCGGTTTAACATAGGTGATACTGCTTTAGTAGGCATCAAGTATCTGGATGATGACTCGGAGTGGGTCCTGTTAACATGTGAGGAAGACCTGAAGGAATGCATTGATGTGCACAAATCAACAGATGCTCATACAATCAGACTTTCTGTTCATCCTGTTGCTCAACCAAACACCAAGTCCTCATGGAGCAGCACCGCACTATCTTGACCATTTCAGGAAATTCTTTTGAAACAACAACATGATATTTCTGTGCTTATTGATCCGAAGTTTGTTCATGCATTGCAAACTCATAGTAGGGACTGATCTCCAGAGCATGTGGAAATGCTTACAGTGAGGACCAAAAAAACAAGAAGCAAATCTGCAAAG belongs to Musa acuminata AAA Group cultivar baxijiao chromosome BXJ3-5, Cavendish_Baxijiao_AAA, whole genome shotgun sequence and includes:
- the LOC135638116 gene encoding protein NLP1-like isoform X2, yielding MEDSTRQTLSDAAGDLDFMDELLSGSVFDCCDLLQTGTSALLLPVLGVSYSSPNPTLPGIDYQVDAERSIFSVESASEETRIQMLEGGQSIYPSPAGEWEADDSNYGSAMSRQIQPTMKQRLSYALRYIKESNGDGDVLVQIWVPVMRGNQQVVTTCGQPFLLGSNCQGLVKYRSVSTRYQFLADENSREAVGLPGRVFLGKLPEWTPDVRYFSSCEFPRVSDAQRYEVCGTIALPIFEMDSRSCLGVVEVVMMTQKVNYSSDFEIICNALQAVDLRSSEVSSVPRIKMSGDSYHDALPEIQMVLKAACESHRLPLAQTWISCIRQGKKGTRHSDENFKDCVSTVDAACYVRDPSMSGFHQACSEHHLLRGQGVAGKAFMTNQPCFSSDITDFSKIEYPLSHHAKLFRLRAAVAIRLRCIHTRKVDFVLEFFLPINCIESEKQKLMLNSLSTTIQEVCQTLRVVTTKELEHETVLENDDQIPSGTFSDKSVSEIGQRSTVNEILPVGTPDVDITEEGFSILAHWDPSDIILPTGDMFSEFKQHYGESNYDNQVSFSAEINVSNMDSETEKRHTKTEKIVSLQELQKHFAGSLKDAAKSLGVCPTTLKRICRQHGITRWPSRKIKKVGHSLRKLQVVIDSVHGPGGAVQFSSLYENFIKATWSENNLATGTTFSLSKQNDLPDFSNANQQLESRLISRTSGSNSLSSSSCSQNSNSSQGYSSEQRKCIDAHEFSFRQNTSVEENQSNMLEKVQSHIEFHSQPEVAPKSVVKAIFGEEKVIFRVQPTWGFQELKQEIQRRFNIGDTALVGIKYLDDDSEWVLLTCEEDLKECIDVHKSTDAHTIRLSVHPVAQPNTKSSWSSTALS
- the LOC135638116 gene encoding protein NLP1-like isoform X1, which gives rise to MEDSTRQTLSDAAGDLDFMDELLSGSVFDCCDLLQTGTSALLLPVLGVSYSSPNPTLPGIDYQVDAERSIFSVESASEETRIQMLEGGQSIYPSPAGEWEADDSNYGSAMSRQIQPTMKQRLSYALRYIKESNGDGDVLVQIWVPVMRGNQQVVTTCGQPFLLGSNCQGLVKYRSVSTRYQFLADENSREAVGLPGRVFLGKLPEWTPDVRYFSSCEFPRVSDAQRYEVCGTIALPIFEMDSRSCLGVVEVVMMTQKVNYSSDFEIICNALQAVDLRSSEVSSVPRIKMSGDSYHDALPEIQMVLKAACESHRLPLAQTWISCIRQGKKGTRHSDENFKDCVSTVDAACYVRDPSMSGFHQACSEHHLLRGQGVAGKAFMTNQPCFSSDITDFSKIEYPLSHHAKLFRLRAAVAIRLRCIHTRKVDFVLEFFLPINCIESEKQKLMLNSLSTTIQEVCQTLRVVTTKELEHETVLENDDQIPSGTFSDKSVSEIGQRSTVNEILPVGTPDVDITEEGFSILAHWDPSDIILPTGDMFSEFKQHYGESNYDNQVSFSAEINVSNMDSETEKRHTKTEKIVSLQELQKHFAGSLKDAAKSLGVCPTTLKRICRQHGITRWPSRKIKKVGHSLRKLQVVIDSVHGPGGAVQFSSLYENFIKATWSENNLATGTTFSLSKQNDLPDFSNANQQLESRLISRTSGSNSLSSSSCSQNSNSSQGYSSEQRKCIDAHEFSFRQNTSVEENQSNMLEKVQSHIEFHSQPEVAPKSVVRTLNQKFHIDHHSSGTMSFPLMNRCDFLKVKAIFGEEKVIFRVQPTWGFQELKQEIQRRFNIGDTALVGIKYLDDDSEWVLLTCEEDLKECIDVHKSTDAHTIRLSVHPVAQPNTKSSWSSTALS